In Phormidium yuhuli AB48, one genomic interval encodes:
- the rpoB gene encoding DNA-directed RNA polymerase subunit beta: protein MTNLQTTTTSTAPVFHLPDLVAIQRSSFRWFLEEGLIEELNSFSPITDYTGKLELHFIGRNYKLKEPKYSVDESKRRDSSYAVQMYVPTRLINKETGEIKEQEVFIGDLPLMTERGTFIINGAERVIVNQIVRSPGVYYKSDVDKNGRRTYNASLIPNRGAWLKFETDRNGLVWVRIDKTRKLSAQVLLKALGLSDAEISDRIRHYDFFEKTIEKEGQFSEEDALMELYRKLRPGEPPTVSGGLSLLESRFFDPKRYDLGRVGRYKLNKKLRLNVPDSTRVLTSDDILAAVDYLINLEFDMGQIDDIDHLGNRRVRSVGELLQNQVRVGLNRLERIIKERMTVSDADTLTPASLVNPKPLVAAIKEFFGSSQLSQFMDQTNPLAELTHKRRISALGPGGLTRERAGFAVRDIHPSHYGRICPIETPEGPNAGLIGSLATHARVSSYGFIETPYYRVENGRVMRENAPIYMTADEEDDLRVAPGDIPINPEGYIQGDQVPVRYRQDFTTTTPDQVDFVAVSPVQIISVATSLIPFIEHDDANRALMGSNMQRQAVPLLRPERPLVGTGLEAQAARDSGMVIVSRTPGVVTYVDSERILVRPTVEDADSNGLPEIIEYELQKYQRSNQDTCLNQRPIVFEGDEVEAGQVLADGSATEGGELALGQNILVAYMPWEGYNYEDSILISERLVMDDVYTSIHIEKYEIEARQTKLGPEEITREIPNVGEDSLRHLDESGIIRIGAWVESGEILVGKVTPKGESDQPPEEKLLRAIFGEKARDVRDNSLRVPNGEKGRVVDVRVFTREQGDELPPGANMVVRVYVALKRKIQVGDKMAGRHGNKGIISRILPQEDMPYLPDGTPLDIVLSPLGVPSRMNVGQIFECMLAWAGDNLNARFKMVPFDEMHGTDQSRQTVNRKLQQARDKTGKDWVYDPDNAGKIQVYDGRTGDPFDQPVTVGKAYMLKLVHLVDDKIHARSTGPYSLVTQQPLGGKAQQGGQRFGEMEVWALEAFGAAYTLQELLTVKSDDMQGRNEALNAIVKGKAIPRPGTPESFKVLMRELQSLCLDIAVHKVGADEDGNSLDAEVDLMSDVSSRRAPNRPTYESMAKGGDDED from the coding sequence ATGACTAACCTACAAACGACCACCACCAGCACCGCCCCCGTCTTTCACCTGCCCGACCTCGTCGCCATCCAGCGATCGAGCTTTCGCTGGTTTCTCGAAGAAGGACTCATCGAAGAACTCAACAGTTTTTCCCCCATTACCGACTATACCGGAAAGCTAGAACTTCACTTTATCGGTCGTAACTACAAACTTAAAGAACCCAAATATAGCGTTGATGAGTCCAAACGGCGGGATAGTAGCTACGCCGTACAGATGTACGTTCCCACCCGGCTGATTAACAAAGAAACCGGAGAAATCAAAGAACAAGAAGTCTTCATCGGCGATTTGCCCCTGATGACCGAACGGGGAACCTTCATCATTAACGGTGCTGAACGAGTCATCGTCAACCAAATCGTGCGATCGCCCGGCGTCTACTACAAATCCGACGTCGACAAAAACGGTCGTCGTACCTACAACGCCTCCCTCATTCCCAACCGAGGCGCCTGGCTGAAATTTGAAACCGACCGTAACGGCCTCGTCTGGGTGCGCATCGACAAAACCCGCAAACTCTCCGCCCAAGTCCTGCTCAAAGCCCTAGGACTCTCCGACGCCGAGATTAGCGATCGCATCCGTCACTACGACTTCTTCGAAAAAACCATCGAAAAAGAAGGGCAATTCAGCGAAGAAGATGCCCTCATGGAACTCTACCGCAAACTGCGACCCGGCGAACCCCCCACCGTCTCCGGGGGCTTGTCCTTGCTAGAGTCCCGCTTCTTCGACCCAAAACGCTACGACCTCGGCCGCGTCGGGCGCTACAAACTGAACAAAAAACTGCGCCTCAACGTCCCCGACAGCACCCGCGTCCTCACCTCCGACGACATCCTCGCCGCCGTCGATTACCTCATCAACCTTGAATTTGACATGGGGCAAATCGACGACATCGACCACCTCGGGAATCGTCGCGTCCGTTCCGTCGGCGAACTGCTGCAAAACCAAGTCCGCGTCGGCCTCAACCGTCTCGAACGGATTATCAAAGAGCGCATGACCGTCTCCGACGCCGACACCCTCACCCCCGCCTCCCTCGTCAACCCCAAACCCCTCGTCGCGGCCATCAAAGAGTTCTTCGGCTCCAGCCAACTCTCCCAGTTTATGGACCAGACCAACCCCCTAGCGGAGTTGACCCACAAACGTCGGATTTCCGCCCTCGGGCCCGGTGGACTGACTCGGGAGCGGGCCGGATTCGCCGTGCGGGACATTCACCCCTCCCACTACGGACGCATCTGTCCCATCGAGACCCCTGAAGGTCCCAACGCCGGACTCATCGGCTCCCTCGCCACCCACGCCCGCGTCAGTAGCTACGGCTTCATCGAAACCCCCTACTACCGGGTCGAAAACGGTCGCGTCATGCGGGAGAACGCCCCCATTTACATGACCGCCGACGAAGAAGACGACCTGCGCGTCGCCCCCGGCGATATCCCCATCAACCCCGAAGGCTACATCCAAGGGGATCAGGTTCCCGTGCGCTACCGTCAGGACTTCACCACCACCACCCCCGACCAAGTGGACTTCGTGGCCGTCTCCCCAGTGCAAATTATCTCCGTCGCCACCTCCTTGATTCCCTTCATTGAGCATGACGACGCCAACCGCGCCCTCATGGGGTCGAACATGCAGCGTCAAGCGGTTCCCCTCTTGCGCCCAGAACGACCCCTGGTCGGAACCGGACTTGAAGCCCAAGCCGCCCGAGATTCCGGCATGGTCATCGTCAGCCGCACCCCCGGAGTCGTCACCTACGTCGATTCCGAGCGGATTTTGGTGCGTCCCACCGTCGAAGACGCTGACAGCAATGGCTTACCGGAGATTATCGAGTACGAACTGCAAAAATACCAACGCTCCAACCAAGACACCTGCCTCAACCAACGCCCCATCGTCTTTGAAGGGGACGAAGTCGAAGCCGGACAAGTCCTAGCGGACGGAAGCGCCACCGAAGGGGGAGAACTGGCCCTCGGGCAAAACATCCTCGTGGCCTATATGCCCTGGGAAGGCTACAACTATGAGGACTCCATCCTCATCAGTGAGCGCCTGGTGATGGATGATGTCTATACCAGTATCCACATCGAGAAATACGAAATCGAAGCCCGCCAAACCAAACTCGGCCCCGAAGAAATCACTCGCGAAATCCCCAACGTTGGTGAAGATTCATTACGACACCTTGACGAAAGCGGCATTATCCGCATTGGGGCTTGGGTCGAATCCGGAGAAATCCTGGTCGGGAAAGTCACCCCCAAAGGAGAATCCGACCAACCCCCCGAAGAAAAACTGCTGCGAGCCATTTTCGGTGAGAAAGCCCGGGATGTACGGGATAACTCCCTGCGAGTTCCCAACGGTGAAAAAGGTCGTGTCGTCGATGTGCGGGTGTTTACTCGGGAACAGGGCGACGAACTGCCCCCCGGTGCCAACATGGTGGTGCGCGTCTATGTGGCCCTGAAACGGAAAATCCAAGTCGGGGACAAAATGGCCGGTCGCCACGGCAATAAAGGGATTATTTCCCGGATTCTGCCCCAGGAAGATATGCCCTATCTCCCCGATGGAACACCCCTGGATATCGTCTTGAGTCCTCTGGGGGTTCCCTCGCGGATGAACGTGGGACAAATCTTTGAATGTATGTTGGCCTGGGCCGGGGATAACCTCAACGCCCGCTTCAAAATGGTTCCCTTCGACGAAATGCACGGAACCGACCAATCGCGGCAAACCGTCAACCGCAAGCTGCAACAGGCCCGGGATAAAACCGGTAAAGATTGGGTCTATGACCCGGACAATGCCGGTAAAATTCAGGTCTATGACGGACGGACGGGGGACCCCTTCGACCAGCCGGTGACCGTGGGCAAAGCCTATATGCTCAAACTGGTTCACCTGGTCGATGACAAGATTCACGCCCGTTCCACGGGACCCTACTCCTTGGTCACCCAGCAGCCCCTCGGCGGGAAAGCCCAACAAGGCGGACAGCGATTTGGGGAAATGGAAGTTTGGGCCCTCGAAGCCTTCGGGGCCGCCTATACCCTGCAAGAACTGCTCACCGTCAAATCCGACGATATGCAGGGACGCAATGAAGCCTTGAATGCGATCGTTAAAGGTAAAGCCATTCCCCGGCCCGGAACCCCAGAATCCTTCAAAGTGCTGATGCGGGAACTCCAATCCCTCTGCTTGGACATTGCTGTTCATAAAGTCGGCGCCGATGAAGATGGCAATAGCCTTGACGCTGAAGTCGATTTAATGTCCGACGTCTCCAGCCGTCGCGCCCCCAACCGTCCCACCTACGAATCCATGGCCAAAGGAGGAGACGACGAGGATTAA
- a CDS encoding TatD family hydrolase codes for MTLIDTHVHVNFDRFEADFEQVRDRWRAAGVSQLIHSCVHPREFSRTQAIAAQVPELSLAVGLHPLEAQDWTEDLAREIHRLAQEERRVVAIGETGLDFFKSDNRPQQTAALQGQLKIAQALNLPVIIHCRDAASALVEELQQFRTLGAQPRGVMHCWAGTPEETQAFLDLGFYISFSGIVTFKNAQTLQESAKLVPDDRLLIETDCPFLAPVPKRGKRNEPAFVRHVAETLAQLRGVSFHDLAEQTRQNAIACFSLNPV; via the coding sequence ATGACGCTTATTGACACCCACGTTCACGTCAACTTTGACCGTTTCGAGGCGGACTTCGAGCAAGTTCGCGATCGCTGGCGGGCCGCAGGAGTCAGCCAACTGATTCACTCCTGCGTGCATCCCCGGGAATTTTCCCGGACTCAGGCCATTGCCGCCCAAGTGCCGGAGTTGTCATTAGCCGTGGGGTTGCATCCCCTTGAGGCCCAGGATTGGACCGAGGACCTCGCAAGAGAGATTCATCGTTTGGCTCAAGAAGAGCGCCGGGTGGTGGCCATTGGTGAGACGGGGTTGGACTTTTTTAAGTCTGACAACCGCCCCCAGCAAACCGCCGCTCTGCAGGGACAATTAAAAATCGCCCAAGCCCTAAACTTGCCCGTGATTATCCACTGTCGTGACGCAGCTAGCGCCCTAGTGGAGGAATTACAGCAGTTTCGGACCCTGGGCGCTCAGCCACGAGGTGTCATGCACTGTTGGGCTGGAACCCCCGAAGAGACCCAAGCGTTTCTGGATTTGGGGTTTTATATTAGTTTTAGTGGTATCGTCACCTTCAAAAATGCCCAAACCCTGCAAGAGTCAGCCAAGCTTGTTCCCGACGATCGCCTCTTGATTGAAACCGACTGTCCCTTTCTCGCCCCCGTTCCCAAGCGGGGCAAACGCAACGAACCCGCCTTCGTGCGCCATGTTGCCGAAACCCTGGCCCAACTGCGGGGTGTGTCTTTCCATGACCTCGCCGAACAAACCCGGCAGAATGCGATCGCCTGCTTCAGCCTCAATCCGGTTTAA
- the rpsT gene encoding 30S ribosomal protein S20, translating to MANIKSAIKRVQINERNRLRNKSYKSAIRTLMKKYFAAADAYQSNPSSEALEEVQQRMNEAYSKIDKAVKRGVLHRNTGARKKARLAKALKQDNTTAA from the coding sequence GTGGCAAACATCAAGTCTGCAATCAAACGTGTTCAAATCAACGAGCGCAACCGCTTACGCAATAAGTCCTACAAGTCAGCCATCCGGACGCTGATGAAGAAGTACTTTGCCGCAGCGGATGCCTACCAAAGTAATCCCAGTTCTGAGGCCTTGGAGGAAGTTCAACAGCGTATGAACGAGGCCTACAGCAAAATTGATAAGGCCGTGAAACGAGGTGTCCTGCACCGTAATACCGGCGCTCGTAAGAAGGCCCGTCTAGCTAAAGCCCTGAAGCAAGATAACACCACCGCCGCGTAA